Part of the Silvimonas iriomotensis genome, CAGGCGGAAGTCAAACGGCGCATAGGTAGAGAAGGCCGAACCGTCATTGAGCTTGCCGCGCAACCACTGGCCACGCAGCATGTTGCCTTCGATCTCTACCGAGGCAACGCGGTCCGCTTCAACATTCGACATGAACTGCGAGTACGGCACCTGGCCGACCGTGTCCTGCCGTTTGGTGAACTGATTGAAAACCGTCATCAGAACCAGACCGATAATCAGCCAGATGGCGATATTCTTACCGAGATTATTCATTTCCCAAGCCCTTTAACCGGGTAGTACAGCGGGATAAACGCAAGTGCGCATCCTTGCTCCAGCTGCATAAATGCTTGATGCACAGCGTCAATTCTAACTGCTCAAACCTTTTTTTGCTTGCCAAGCAAGTACATTTCCGCGCTACGGTCGCGCGAAGCTTTCGGTTTACGTGTGGTCACTGTGGCAAAAGTGTCACGCATGGCCGTCATGTATTCGTTATAGCCATAACCCTGGAATACCTTGACCAGAAAATGCCCGCCAGGTTTCAAATGATTTTGTGCAAACTCCAGCGCCAGCTCACACAGGTACATTGAGCGGGCCTGATCGGTCACGGCATTCCCAGTGATATTTGGGGCCATATCGCAAATCACAAGGTCTACTTCACGCTCTTCAAGCAAATCGGTGAAGGTTTTAAGGACAGATTCTTCCCGAAAGTCGCCCTGAATGAAATCCACACCCGGAATAAATGGCATTTCCAGGATATCGAGCGCAAACACGCGGCCCTTGTCACCCACCAGTTTTGCCGCCACCTGCGACCAGCTACCCGGTGCCGCACCAAGGTCAGCCACCCACATGCCGGGTTTGATAAGATGGTCTTTTTCGTTTATTTCCAGCAACTTATATGCTGCGCGCGCGCGGTATCCATCCTTTTGTGCCATATGAACGTAGTGATCGTTCACATGTTCCTGCAACCACGCGTTGCTGGTTTTAGAGCGTGCCATCCGGTACAATCGCCTGTTTATTCAAGGTATTAAAAGAGGTTTTAAATACAAAATGGAACTTGATTCGGATCAGCGCCGCTATCTGCGCGGCCTCGCCCATCATCTTAATCCGGTCGTCATGATCGGCAACAACGGCCTGACCGATGCAGTGATCCGTGAAATCGCCGTGAATCTGGATGCGCATGAGCTCATCAAGATTCGCGTACTGGGCGACGATCGCGAAGCGCGCACCCAGTACATGGAACAAATCTGCGCCGAACTGTCTGCCAGCCCGGTACAACATCTGGGCAAGCTGTTGATCATCTATCGCCAGGGCGATGCCGATCGTTCACGCATTGAACTGCCCAAGCCGAAAAAGGCAAAAAAGGGCTAAGCCCCTACCCTGCCAGCACAAAGGCCCGCGATCAAAGCGGGCCTTTTGTTTTATCAGCGTCAGCCTGCACGCTGCGGCTTATTTGCCATCCATATGCCAAACGTACAAGAGGCCGAACAAAGCCTGCAAGGCATAAATGGCAGTGGAAATGGTATGCCAGTTGGCAAAGCCACCACCAAACACCCCGACCGCGCTCTCGCTCAATGTGGATTTCACACCGGCCAGAATCGGAAAGATCGCAAACTGGTTCACCAGCGTGCAGACCAGCATGCCGATCAGCAGCCAGAACGGGCCGGTCTGAAACGCACGCAGGCCATCAAACCAGACGCGGTAAACCAGCAAGTACAACCCCGCCACAATCCCCAGCCAGCCCATGGCATGCAGAATTTTGGCCGAGAGCACCGCAGCCAGACCGTGGTTGTTGTCCAGCGACAAAAACAGCACCGGCAAGACCAGCATGCCGACAATCCACAAGCCGCCAATCCACAAAACCGTCAGAACGTTCTTGAGTCCGTTGCCCATTATTGTGTGAGGAGTGAGGGGTTAGGGGTGAGGCGCAAAGACGTTGGCAGTGCGGCGCGAAGGGAGCTGTTACAGCTCTCCCCTCACACCTCGCACTCACACGTATTTCACATCCAGCACTTCGTATTCGCGGATGCCACCCGGTGCGACCACTTCGGCCACGTCGCCGGCATACTTGCCAATCAGCGCACGGGCGATCGGGCTGGATACGGAAATCTTGCCGTCTTTCAGGTTGGCTTCGTCATCGCCCACGATCTGATAGGTCACC contains:
- the yhbY gene encoding ribosome assembly RNA-binding protein YhbY; amino-acid sequence: MELDSDQRRYLRGLAHHLNPVVMIGNNGLTDAVIREIAVNLDAHELIKIRVLGDDREARTQYMEQICAELSASPVQHLGKLLIIYRQGDADRSRIELPKPKKAKKG
- the rlmE gene encoding 23S rRNA (uridine(2552)-2'-O)-methyltransferase RlmE, with the translated sequence MARSKTSNAWLQEHVNDHYVHMAQKDGYRARAAYKLLEINEKDHLIKPGMWVADLGAAPGSWSQVAAKLVGDKGRVFALDILEMPFIPGVDFIQGDFREESVLKTFTDLLEEREVDLVICDMAPNITGNAVTDQARSMYLCELALEFAQNHLKPGGHFLVKVFQGYGYNEYMTAMRDTFATVTTRKPKASRDRSAEMYLLGKQKKV
- a CDS encoding DUF4149 domain-containing protein, yielding MGNGLKNVLTVLWIGGLWIVGMLVLPVLFLSLDNNHGLAAVLSAKILHAMGWLGIVAGLYLLVYRVWFDGLRAFQTGPFWLLIGMLVCTLVNQFAIFPILAGVKSTLSESAVGVFGGGFANWHTISTAIYALQALFGLLYVWHMDGK